In Cupriavidus basilensis, the following proteins share a genomic window:
- a CDS encoding OmpP1/FadL family transporter yields the protein MYPRRKKVAAVSFLVLGFNLACNTARANNGSELSANGALAAGMGGVGIAIPQGATAAADNPAGMAGVGTRLDLYGVLVSARVNASFGTETNSHFSNVIQPAPGFGFNYQIDPRWTVGVSVTGAGLGTKYSSPALPIPGLADARSSLMIVRTSPTVTYKPASNVSLGASLIIGAQQFRANGVVGAGPGGPAAVPTHGDSYAGGIGAGFGVLWDLTPMVSLGASYYTKTRFSPLAGYRDDLLASSNGHLDSPSKYGVGIAVRPLSGLTIGADFLRILWSGAAGYNDPATFNWHDQNVFRIGVSYDINPSWTVRAGFSAANSFIDSDHTLANFYANGITTKSVTAGFSYNVDKANTVTFALEYDIPRTVTGTGPSTGTNISAKSQWYTIGYTHKF from the coding sequence ATGTACCCCCGTAGGAAGAAAGTAGCGGCTGTCTCGTTCTTGGTCTTGGGCTTCAACCTAGCGTGCAACACCGCGCGCGCGAATAATGGATCAGAATTGTCGGCCAACGGCGCGCTGGCAGCCGGCATGGGCGGCGTCGGCATCGCGATCCCCCAAGGAGCGACCGCTGCGGCAGACAATCCTGCGGGCATGGCCGGGGTCGGCACAAGGCTGGACCTGTATGGTGTGCTGGTTTCCGCAAGGGTAAATGCTTCGTTCGGCACCGAAACGAACTCGCACTTTTCCAACGTCATTCAACCCGCTCCAGGCTTTGGATTCAACTATCAAATTGATCCACGGTGGACCGTCGGTGTGTCCGTCACCGGCGCAGGCCTTGGGACCAAGTACAGCTCGCCAGCTCTACCGATTCCGGGGCTTGCTGACGCCCGGTCAAGCCTCATGATCGTCAGAACCAGTCCAACGGTAACCTACAAGCCAGCCTCAAATGTATCGCTGGGCGCGTCGCTCATCATTGGCGCGCAACAGTTTCGAGCAAACGGTGTGGTCGGCGCCGGTCCTGGCGGTCCTGCCGCCGTTCCCACCCACGGCGACTCATACGCAGGGGGAATCGGAGCCGGATTCGGCGTTCTGTGGGACCTGACCCCGATGGTTAGCCTCGGGGCGTCGTACTATACGAAGACGCGGTTCAGCCCGCTTGCAGGCTATCGTGACGACCTTCTGGCATCAAGCAACGGGCATCTAGATAGTCCATCGAAGTACGGAGTAGGCATCGCAGTGAGGCCACTTTCCGGACTAACCATCGGTGCAGATTTTCTTCGAATCCTTTGGAGTGGAGCAGCAGGCTACAACGATCCAGCTACATTCAACTGGCACGATCAGAACGTCTTTCGAATCGGTGTGTCATACGACATCAACCCCAGTTGGACAGTACGGGCCGGATTCAGCGCCGCCAATTCCTTTATTGATTCGGACCATACTCTAGCGAACTTCTATGCGAACGGCATCACAACGAAGTCCGTTACGGCGGGATTCAGCTACAACGTCGATAAAGCCAATACTGTAACCTTCGCACTGGAGTACGATATCCCCCGGACGGTAACCGGAACGGGACCGAGCACAGGTACGAATATCTCGGCGAAGTCTCAGTGGTACACCATCGGCTACACGCACAAATTTTGA
- the mdeB gene encoding alpha-ketoglutarate dehydrogenase gives MNDRNQHFLDIAHGEQSLVDSDPQETAEWRDALLSLVDAVGRDRAHFILDMLATLGQHPSIGWKPLRGTPYVNTIPVDRQPHFPGDLAMEERLGSIVRWNALAMVVRANKAYGELGGHIASYASAADLFEVGFNHFFRARTDSFGGDLVFYQAHSAPGVYARAFLEGRLEERDLAHYRQEITANKAGARGLCSYPHPWLMPDFWQFPTGSMGIGPISSIYQARFMRYLQHRGLLNTEGRKVWGVFGDGEMDEPESMSALTLAARERLDNLVWVVNCNLQRLDGPVRGNGRIMDELEELFAGAGWNVIKLAWGSDWDGLFARDTIGALIQAFSNTVDGQFQTFAAKDGRYNREHFFGQNEALASLAQGLTDEQIDRLKRGGHDLVKIYAAYDAATRHRGQPTVILAQTKKGFGMGDAGQGKMTTHQQKKLDRDDLISFRNRFQLPLTDEQTEALHFFKPAEDSDEMRYLHARREALGGYVPSRSIKAPPLKVPALADYARFAIEADGKEMSTTMGFVRMLSNLLRDKTLAPRLVPIVADEARTFGMANLFKQIGIYSSVGQHYEPEDIGSILSYREALDGQILEEGISEAGAISSWVAAATSYSVHGLPMLPFYIYYSMFGFQRIGDLIWAAADQRARGFLLGATAGRTTLGGEGLQHQDGGSLVTASMVPNCRAYDPAFAGEFAVILDHGMRSMLENQEDVFFYVTLMNENYPQPSLPEGAAEGIIRGLYLYGASQLAEAGEKVRLVGSGAILREVIAAADLLSHDWNIEAEIWSATSFSELAREARAVERWNRLNPEEEPRQSYVGCALSGETPVIVATDYVRAWPQLIAPYVDARLTVLGTDGFGRSDTRSALRSFFEVDRHHIVLAALESLARSGRINPTLCKEAIERYGIAVDPKAPWEC, from the coding sequence ATGAATGATCGAAACCAACACTTTCTCGACATCGCCCACGGCGAGCAATCCCTGGTCGATAGCGACCCTCAAGAGACCGCCGAGTGGCGCGATGCACTGCTGTCTCTCGTCGATGCCGTAGGGCGCGATCGGGCACATTTCATCCTTGACATGCTCGCGACACTGGGCCAACACCCGTCAATTGGCTGGAAGCCGCTTCGCGGGACTCCCTATGTCAATACCATTCCGGTAGACCGGCAGCCACATTTCCCAGGCGACCTTGCGATGGAAGAGCGCCTGGGCTCCATCGTGCGGTGGAACGCGTTAGCCATGGTGGTGCGCGCAAACAAAGCATATGGAGAACTGGGTGGGCACATCGCTAGCTACGCTAGCGCAGCTGATCTTTTTGAGGTCGGGTTCAATCACTTCTTTCGTGCTCGAACCGACTCCTTCGGCGGTGACCTGGTCTTCTACCAGGCACACTCCGCGCCAGGCGTCTACGCGCGCGCCTTCCTCGAAGGCCGCCTCGAAGAGCGCGATTTGGCTCATTATCGACAGGAAATCACGGCGAACAAAGCCGGAGCCCGGGGGCTCTGCAGCTATCCCCATCCGTGGCTGATGCCAGATTTCTGGCAGTTCCCGACCGGCTCAATGGGAATTGGCCCGATATCGTCGATCTACCAGGCTCGCTTCATGCGATACCTTCAGCATCGCGGCTTGCTCAACACTGAGGGGCGCAAGGTCTGGGGTGTATTTGGCGATGGCGAAATGGATGAGCCCGAGAGCATGTCCGCGCTAACCCTCGCTGCACGCGAACGCCTGGACAACCTGGTCTGGGTCGTCAACTGCAATCTGCAACGACTCGATGGCCCCGTTCGCGGCAATGGCCGCATCATGGACGAGCTGGAGGAACTCTTTGCCGGGGCAGGTTGGAACGTCATCAAGCTGGCGTGGGGCTCGGACTGGGACGGTCTGTTTGCCCGGGACACAATTGGAGCGCTGATTCAAGCATTCTCCAACACTGTCGACGGCCAGTTCCAAACCTTCGCTGCAAAGGATGGTCGTTACAACCGGGAACACTTCTTCGGCCAAAACGAAGCCTTGGCTAGCTTGGCGCAGGGTCTTACGGATGAGCAGATTGACCGTTTGAAACGCGGGGGTCATGACCTGGTCAAGATCTACGCCGCCTATGATGCAGCAACCCGACATCGCGGACAGCCCACGGTCATTCTGGCGCAAACGAAGAAGGGCTTTGGTATGGGCGATGCCGGCCAGGGAAAGATGACGACCCACCAGCAGAAGAAGCTTGACCGAGACGATCTCATCAGCTTCCGCAATCGCTTCCAGCTGCCACTGACCGACGAGCAGACTGAAGCGCTACATTTCTTCAAACCAGCGGAGGACAGCGACGAAATGCGCTATCTGCACGCGCGACGCGAAGCGCTCGGTGGCTACGTACCCTCCCGTTCCATCAAGGCGCCCCCACTCAAGGTCCCCGCGCTCGCCGACTACGCGCGCTTCGCTATAGAAGCCGATGGCAAGGAGATGTCGACCACGATGGGCTTCGTGCGAATGCTCAGCAATCTGCTAAGGGATAAGACGCTCGCTCCGAGGCTCGTGCCAATCGTTGCGGACGAGGCACGTACCTTCGGAATGGCAAATCTCTTCAAGCAGATTGGGATCTACTCGAGCGTCGGCCAGCACTACGAACCGGAGGACATCGGTTCCATCCTCAGCTATCGAGAGGCATTGGATGGTCAAATCCTGGAGGAAGGCATCAGCGAAGCCGGAGCTATTAGTTCCTGGGTTGCGGCGGCGACTAGCTACAGTGTGCACGGCCTCCCGATGCTCCCCTTCTACATCTACTACTCCATGTTCGGCTTTCAGCGGATTGGGGACCTCATCTGGGCCGCCGCAGACCAGCGAGCCCGAGGGTTCCTGCTTGGCGCCACGGCGGGCCGCACGACTCTTGGCGGCGAAGGCTTGCAGCACCAGGACGGAGGCAGCCTTGTCACCGCTTCAATGGTGCCGAACTGCCGTGCCTACGATCCCGCCTTTGCCGGCGAATTTGCGGTAATCCTCGACCATGGAATGCGCAGCATGCTAGAGAATCAGGAGGACGTCTTCTTCTACGTCACTCTGATGAACGAGAACTACCCTCAGCCTTCCCTGCCCGAAGGCGCGGCCGAGGGGATCATTCGCGGTCTCTATCTTTATGGCGCCAGTCAACTTGCCGAGGCCGGCGAGAAGGTGCGCCTTGTTGGCTCGGGGGCGATTCTCCGCGAAGTAATCGCTGCGGCGGACTTGCTTTCGCACGACTGGAATATTGAGGCCGAGATCTGGAGCGCAACGAGCTTCAGTGAGCTGGCACGTGAAGCTCGCGCAGTCGAGCGATGGAATCGGTTGAATCCCGAGGAAGAGCCCCGCCAAAGTTATGTTGGCTGCGCCCTTTCCGGAGAGACTCCGGTAATTGTCGCCACAGACTACGTACGAGCATGGCCACAGCTCATCGCGCCCTACGTCGACGCAAGGCTAACGGTGCTGGGCACCGATGGTTTCGGGCGTAGCGACACGCGGAGCGCTCTGCGCAGCTTTTTTGAGGTTGACCGCCATCACATCGTCCTCGCAGCCCTTGAATCACTTGCCCGAAGCGGTCGCATCAACCCAACGCTCTGCAAGGAAGCCATAGAGCGCTACGGCATCGCCGTGGATCCGAAAGCTCCATGGGAGTGTTAA
- a CDS encoding fumarylacetoacetate hydrolase family protein yields MRLATFETTPGRPRPGLVVDDGIIDVSLHIPGVPADTVNLIENWCQWQDALARLVTRVRADVRLDGVTLLAPVPRPGKILGIGLNYADHVAESKMEPPTDQLWFAKMPTAVTGPFSAIEIPMVSDALDYEAELAFIIGRRCRHVSKSDAHKFIFGYCAANDVSVRDWQFRTTQFLLGKSFDTHAPFGPWIVTADDINDPHELPIRCFVNGELRQKSNTRNLIFNCYAQIEHLSKVMTLEPGDVIFTGTPGGVGWGHKPPRPLRSGDRVRVEIDGIGAIENLVRTETKSH; encoded by the coding sequence ATGAGGCTCGCTACTTTTGAAACAACCCCAGGCCGTCCACGCCCTGGCCTCGTCGTCGATGATGGGATCATTGACGTCAGCCTCCACATCCCAGGCGTACCCGCTGACACCGTTAACTTGATTGAGAATTGGTGCCAATGGCAAGACGCTTTGGCCCGCTTGGTGACGCGCGTTCGCGCCGACGTTCGGCTCGATGGCGTCACACTGCTGGCGCCCGTTCCAAGGCCGGGCAAGATTCTTGGCATCGGTCTGAACTACGCCGATCATGTTGCGGAATCCAAGATGGAACCCCCAACAGACCAGCTATGGTTCGCCAAGATGCCGACGGCAGTCACCGGCCCATTCTCCGCAATCGAAATCCCAATGGTCTCGGATGCCCTCGACTACGAAGCCGAGCTCGCGTTCATCATTGGTCGTCGTTGCCGTCACGTTTCAAAGAGCGACGCACACAAGTTCATATTCGGGTACTGTGCCGCGAACGACGTATCCGTGAGAGATTGGCAGTTCCGGACAACCCAGTTCCTTCTCGGGAAGTCGTTCGATACGCATGCACCGTTCGGCCCTTGGATTGTCACGGCAGACGACATCAACGACCCTCACGAGCTTCCCATCAGGTGCTTCGTCAATGGAGAACTGCGTCAGAAATCCAACACCAGGAATCTGATCTTCAACTGCTATGCCCAGATAGAGCATCTCTCGAAAGTCATGACACTAGAGCCGGGTGACGTCATCTTTACAGGCACACCAGGAGGCGTAGGCTGGGGCCACAAGCCACCGCGCCCTCTGCGCAGCGGCGACCGTGTAAGGGTGGAAATTGACGGCATCGGAGCCATAGAAAACCTGGTCCGCACCGAAACGAAGTCGCACTAA